In the Patescibacteria group bacterium genome, AAAGATGGTTGTGAGCCTCACTAAAGGACTTGGACCTTCTTTCTTTTCCTTGGGAATATCTTGGAGAATTTTTTTAGATTCTTTTTTCTCTTTGTCTTTTCTAATTCTCCCCATGGTTTTTTTTAATTCTTCAGTTTTCTTTTGTAGTGCGTTTTCTTCGTCCTTTGCGTTCCCTACCCCATCTTTTTTAACCCCAACAACCTCAACCTTAACAGGAATATCTTTATAATCTTTAGGGAGGATGATTTCTTTTTCTAATGCAATGTTTCGCAGGGGTCGGTCTTTTTTAACATTTTTAATAAATGGAGATGTTTGACCTGTAAAGGTGTTATCGCTAAAAAAAGCTTCTTTGGCAGGAAGTAAAAGACGGGGACTTTGTTCCTCAAACAAACCCGCAAGCTGTGGGGGAATTGCCAAATCAAAATTTAATTTAGCCAATAACTCTCTTTCTTTTCGGTCGTGGGGATCAAGACTAGCGCTATTTCTTATAGCCTCCAGATAAGAATGTAGTCGGTGACGACTCTTAGTTGGAGTCATAGCAATTAAATCTGCGTTTACTGCTTTAGCATAATCCGACAAGAAAAAGGCGGGAGGGGTAGGATCTTTTTTCCAGACCATTTGGGTTGGAACTCCAAAGACCCGAATAAAGCTTTTAAACCAAACATCTAACCCCCGCTCTTGCAGGGGGACAAAGGCAAGAGCCGCTCCGCCCAAACTAAATAAAAGAGTAAAGGGCCACTTTATAAGAAAGGGAAGCCCCGACTTAAAAAACAGAATTCCCAGAATAGCACCAGCTGCCACATAAAAAAACTGCCTGACTGTCATGTCGCCGATGAGCTTGAATTCCACGCTCATGATATTTTGCGGAACCGGGTGTTGTTTTTTTACTTGCTGAACTTCGCGGGACATCCTTTTATTGTATCTTAATTTAATCTATACTTAAAGACGAATATGATTATAAAAAAGCTTCCTATAACTCTAATTGTTCTAGCCCTTGCCCTCATCCTTGGCGGTTACTCGGCCTATAAAGAGTATCAAAAATCCCAAATTGCAACCAAAAAACAAGAGGAAATCAAGCAAGCGGTAAATCCAATCTTTGGGAGTATTTCGGCGCCTAAAATTTCGTTTGTTTATCAGTCAGAGCAAAACGCTACGATTGGGGTCGATGTGCCCACTGAACAGGCGCCAGCCTACACCGCTCCAGTTTATCAGTATCTTAAAGATACTAAAGTTGACGAAAAAACGGCAAGGCAAATTGCTCAAAGTCTAAAACTAGAAACGACAGCATTTCCTCAAGAGGATGGATCTTCAATCTTTTACAACAGAGACAAGTCTGCCTCGTTGACTTTTTGGAACGAATTCCAACAGTTTTCTTTTTATGATCAAGGTCTAAATTATAATTTAACCAGACCAACCAGAGAAGGAGCTGTCTTAACCGCTAAAAATTATCTTAACGAATTCAAACTGGACAGCTTTAATTTAATCCCAGACGAAACTGGGGTTGCCTATAAAATTTCTAAAGGTAATCAGTATCCAACTGATGGGACAGCTGATACTTACGATACGGTTTTCGTACCCTTCGTGAGAAACCTTGGTTCGCCAGCTGGCGAATTCAAGACAACAAGCCTCCCCTATCAAAGCTATCTTTTGACAATGATGATTGGACCAGAAAATAAAATTAAAAACCTCTCGCTTTATTACACCGCGCTGGATACTTCGCGCTTTGGGACATATCCCCTAAAGGATATTAAAGGAGCGATAGAGGAAGTTAAAGAAAATAAAGGAATACTGGTAAATCTTAAAATGCCCGAGAGTTTTTACTTTGATGTGGATGCCCCAAAGCCAAAGGTGGTCTCGGTAAGCGTACAACAATACGAAATAAAAATTCTTGATAGACAAAATATTGACTATGCCCAACC is a window encoding:
- a CDS encoding PrgI family protein, with product MSREVQQVKKQHPVPQNIMSVEFKLIGDMTVRQFFYVAAGAILGILFFKSGLPFLIKWPFTLLFSLGGAALAFVPLQERGLDVWFKSFIRVFGVPTQMVWKKDPTPPAFFLSDYAKAVNADLIAMTPTKSRHRLHSYLEAIRNSASLDPHDRKERELLAKLNFDLAIPPQLAGLFEEQSPRLLLPAKEAFFSDNTFTGQTSPFIKNVKKDRPLRNIALEKEIILPKDYKDIPVKVEVVGVKKDGVGNAKDEENALQKKTEELKKTMGRIRKDKEKKESKKILQDIPKEKKEGPSPLVRLTTIFLRPKKLPKTDFANVSPSPQESDNSLFAKIPKGDEGEKREQKEEKGEETATIVRESEVTNPKPEPQISKIEIVDAGVAKSQVEDKIKKTAMADVNILKGHVLDSNDRIVEGALLLVKDSQGDPERATKTNALGEFITVTPLNNGKYSIETRYEGMVFNVVNFIATGAKLDYLTIKAKATHG